The following is a genomic window from Neofelis nebulosa isolate mNeoNeb1 chromosome 12, mNeoNeb1.pri, whole genome shotgun sequence.
CCATCgtcccaggccaggccaggccaggccaggccaggcagggGTTAGAGGGGCAGGAGGGCTTCTCCCGGGAGGTCTCGGGCCAGGAGGCCGGGTGTGGCAGAGGGCTCCTGGGCCGCGGCCCCAACACAGTGACCGGAGGACTGGAGGCCCAGAGCTCCACCCCCGGGGGAGGACAGGCTGCTGGGCACCGGGCCGGCAGCCACCTTCCCGGGGCAGGTGTCTCAGGAGAGCTGGCCTCGGTTGGGGTCGATCGAGGGCGGCGCCGAGCCCGGGAGGCCCCGAGCAGGGGCGGCAGCGGGGCTCGGGGCTCGGGAAGCGAGGTGCTTCCTCAAGGCGCTGAGACGCACCCGCAGGTCTGGGAACGTTTCTCGAGCAGAGGAACAGGGACGGAGAGATTTCTCGCATCGAAAATCCGCGCGTCCATTCTTCAAAGTAGAAAAACGGAGAGCAGTTTTGTccactttgcaaatgaggaaCAGGAAAGAAAGCCACACCCCCGCCCCATGAGTTGAATGTAGGAAGTCGCGCTGTTCACGAACACAGAGCACCTGCAGCCAGAGAGGCGAGACAGACTGGGGGTCCCGTCCCCCCAACCCCGTGTTCTCTCGTCTCTGCAGCAGGTGGCGCCACGGCGAAGGAGCACCAGAGGCAAGAAAAGCGAGCTCCTGAAAGGTAAGGGGCCGCCGCTGAGCCCTGCGCCCCTGGCGAGTGTCCCTCCTGCTCCGAGCGCCCAGCCCCGCCGTCTCCGGGACACCCGCGTCCGTCCCTCAGGAAACAGAGCCCCGGGAGGCTCCCGGGACGGAGGGCGGAACCCCGAGGCCTCCCAGATTCTGGGCCAGAACCAGCCCgaggggcaggggcctgggaCCTCCAGCTCCAGCTGTGGCCAAGTTGTGGAACTTTGCTCAGGTTCCTCGGGGAGGCGGCCCGGCCCTTTCTCCCCCCACAAGGTCACGAGTGGGGAAGCTCTCCGTAAAGGACACAGCGACCCCCACCGTGGGTCTTGTTGTCACCGTGAGACCACGTGGCCTCGGACACCGATGTTCGGGGCTCCCGAGTCTAACCCCCCAAAGGTGTCCCCTAAAGGGACATCGCGCCCGCCTCCCGTAAGACCCCCGGGACCCCGCCTTCGGCTCTGTGACCGGGTCTCCCGTCTCCAGCTTACAGAAACTGCCTGCAGGAGCTGGAAGGGGTTCGGGACCTGGTTTCCCTTCTGCAGAGGTAAAGAATCTTGCCCCTTCTCTCCCGGGTGGGCCTCTCAGAGCCTCTGGTGGGACCCCAGggctgcagggggcggggggagccctGGGGACGGAGATCGGATAGGGCCCCGGGGGGAGGGACGGCGGGAGCGCTGGGAAGCGGGTGCGGGGGCCCGGAGGGCGGGGATGGTCACGCCCGGCCCTGTCTGCTCCGGGCTGCAGCGCGTGCCTCGTGTCTCCCGCAGCCACTTGGGGCGGCTCTCTGACCAGGGAGGCCTTCATCAGCTCTGGGGGCAAGAAGCCCCTGGGGCCGCGGGCAAAGCAGCACCTGTCGGAGCCTATCAGCCCCGCGGGGAGCCCGTGAGAGATGCCGCCCCCACCGGGGCCCCGACGGTGTCCCCCGCTCCTCTGGCCTCCACGCTGTCACCAACCCCAACGACCTCCTCGGTGTCTGTTCGTTCGAACTCCTCCCTGAGTGCTCCTTGGCCACCAGAGTCTCGCCTTCCCCTGGGTGGCTTTTCACCCCAGCCCCttgctctttccccttccccgCCCCATCTCCCTTCTCCGGAGGCCAGCCCTCCACCTCGGCCAGACTCTGCTTTAGCTCTCCCTCAGTGCAATTCCATGGCACTCCCGCTGGACGCCGTCCCACGGAGCCCGTCTCCACACACGCCCTGGGTTGCCTCTGCCATCCCAGCTATCTCGGGCCTGGGCCTCTCAAGCTGTCCCATTTCGGCCCTGTCCTGGTGGCAGGCAGCCGCCAAAGCCTGGCGCCCCTCCACCTCAACACGCTTGGAATCCTGGCAAGAGCCTCATTCCCACCAGCACCCGGAGGCCTCGTTCTGGGGAGGCCCCGGGAACAGAGAGGCGGAGGCCGGTGTCCTCTCTTTCATCGGTCCTGATGTCCAGAAGCTGCTGGAGATTCTCATCACCAAGAGAACAGAGCTGAGGTtttggaaggagaaggaaaagaaggaagagtcaGACTACCGCGTGAGCTCTCTGGGGAGCACGTTCACGTCACCGCGGAGCGGGCGGGACGCCGTGGGTTACCGATCCTTCCGGAGCATGAAAGGCGAGCCACAACAGCTGCTCGGCCCTGAGCAGCTTCCATATCCCAAGATTTCGGGGGACAACTTACGACTGAAATGCAGCCAGCTCTTCTGGGGTCTCCCCATTCTGCACAGTGAGTCCCTGGTGGCCACTGTCAACGTGACTGGTCCCCCACTGGAGTCACCCTCTGTCGTTTTCAATGAACTCTCTCATGCCTTACCATCCCAAATTCAGGCTGGCGTAGCTTCTCGTCTGTCACTGGAGCAGCCCTTCTCTCACCCTGTGGCTGAGCCCCAAGCCTTGACCCCAAGTTTGTCCCAGTCCCAGCCCCCGCCTCCGGCTCAGGTCGAGGCCCAGGCCCACCTTGCACCCTCTGTCCCAGTGGGGCCACCTTCTCTCCCACCTCACATGGCCGGTGAGGCATCGGACCCTCCCGTCCAGAATAACATGCCATCATTCATCCCAAATGCAATTCAAAACCTGGAGTGTCACTTTTTGAAGAAGCAACTAGAAAGGAACAGGACTCTACCCTCTGTGGTAAAACGATCTCAGGAAGTCTTCAGCCAGGTCCTTCCCGACTTCCCCCAGGACAGCCCGGCCTCCCAGGCCCACGGGCCAGTCTCcgtcctccccttcccctccggGGACTTGACCAGCCCCGAGCTCCAGAACCTTCTGGAACCACATCTTGGAAAGAGGTCCACGAAGCAGCAAGGTGGCGGACCCCACAAGATCCAACCATCCGTGGAGCTGGCCCAGCCTCAGGGCGAGCCCCCGAAGGTGCCACAGGCACAGAGCGGAAGCCTCCAGGCTGCCCAGGAGACCAGGTCGAGGGGCCCAGCGTGGACCACGCCAGGAGAAAACCTGGGCAAGGATGCAGGGCCTAGTgtggggaggggccagagagatCTACACGGGAGCTCGATCAGCTCTTCATCGAAGGTTTCAGCAGTAAACTCTGAGGGATCACACACAGACTTGATGAAGACGGGCGGCCCAGGCCAGAATCATCCAGAACAGCTCCTGAGAGCCCATTTGGGCAGGAAACTGGGGCAGATCACAGAGGGCCAGATCCCTGTGAGTGTTCATGATTCCAGGCTTGCTGCCAGCCATGTCCCGGACCCTCCTGGAAAGCCAAGCGCTCGCAGGGAAACTGGAAATCCCGCATTTTCCAAGCACCCGGAGCCCTGCGTGAACACCCCCCACAATTTCTCCATCCTCAGTCCATACACTCAGCAGATGCTGGAAGCACATATCATAAGGTTTCGGGTGAGGCACAGATGGGGCCTGCCCCTCAAGGTCCTCAAGCCTCTAAATTTCTTTAAGCTGCAAAAGAGCTCAATCCTTCCACCACCGTCCACTCCCTGCTCGGCCACCTGTCTACCGAAGGCCGGGGCGGAAGCCAAGTTCTTGGAAAAACCTCCTGAGCCCCATCAAGGGGAGAAGGTCATAACAGAAGAGCCCGTTCTCACTTTGGGGAGTCCCCTCCTTGACCCCCAACCTGCACGTGAGGAAATCCAGCGGGCCCTGGGTGAGTCTCCACCCGGTGACGGCCCTCGGCCCTCGGGGGCCCCTGTGGCTGGACGGGAGGCCGGGCTACGTCCTCAGACGCCCGCATACAGCTTCGTGGGCAGAATCTGGCACAGCAAGACTGGCGCGGGGGATCCTCAGAACAGCAGCCTGGAGGCAAGTCCAGCAAGGGCCACAGATGAGCCAAGGAGAGGGAGCGGGGGTCGGACCTCGCGGGACCCCTGCGGCCGCGTGTCGGTACTTGAGCTCAGCTTCGAATCCCGGTCCTCGAGCGCCCAACGGGCcaaggagctgggggagggcgaGGAGGCCCCTGCCTGGGGAGACACCTTGGAACCCGGTGTGCTGGCCAACAATCAAAGCGTCAAACCAGACGTGAGAAGATCAGGGTCATCCGGGAGCACTCAAGGCCCCTCCACACCTCCAGGGTCGGTGGCTCGAACCCAGGAAGAGGTTGAGGCACAGCTCGAAGGGTTCGAGCTCCAGGGGTCGGTGGAGCCGGAGGAGCCTCAGGGCCCTGGCCGCGGTGTGCTCCTGCAAGACTGTGCCACCGACGACCTTCTTCAAGACTGTCACTCTGATGTGTTCCTTGTGGCGGACGTCTTGGCCTCTCACAGATCTCCGTCCGGCTGCCAGAGTGAGTCCAGTACAGACACGTCAACTTCCTGGACGTCCTCTCACTTCGTCTTGCATGCACAGAACAGCCGGGGGCAGCCACACCCACTGAGCCGGTGGGGCCTCCGTAGCCCCCGGAGCAAGGCGTCCGCCCACGCTGACGGGACAGAGGCCTACAGGAGGCTCAGCCCAGGAGGGCGTGAGAAATGGCTGGCGGGGCTGAAGTCCTTCCAGGCCAGTGTGATGAGCCACCCTGCCCAGGACGAGGACTCGGCAGAGACCCCAAGAAGCAGGTTCGCTCAGCTCCTGCCCAAGAAGGAGGACGCTGCTCCAGAAGGCCGCTTGAGAAAAAGCGTGAGGCACCTCCTGCAGTGGATTTTTCCCAGTAAAGGCAAAGGACCGGAAGATCCCGGGCACAGGGGCCAGCCTGCAGCAGCCACCGCCCAGAGGCAGGGCCCCGTCTCGGGCACATCGGTTGAGGACAGCAAGTGTGCCGGGGCTCAGGTGCTCGTGACGGCCGTGGGTCGCATCCTAGAGGAGAGCCTGGTGCCTCGCCAAGGACTTAGAGCCTCGGAGGTCAACTGGCGCCAAAGGGAACCCCAGGCGCTGGCAGGCACCCGTGTCTGCTACCACAGGGTCCTCTCCTACCAAGAGCAGAGGAGAGTGATGACAGAGACCGCCTGCCACCTGCAGGCCACCCCCGACGGCCCCGGCTGTCCTAACGAGAACCGGTGGTGTAGAGGCAGAGAAGGCAGGTGGGCCTTCGTACCCAGGAGGCTGGGGTCCCCAGACGGACCCTGCCACCACGGGCGGATGCTGGCCGGAGCCTCGGGCCGCCCTCACCGCCCCCACTGCCCCAGGCGCTGCCTCCTTCAAAACTACGTCTCCTCCGGTCATTCCGTGTGCGCTTCTCATGCCTTTCTTGGGAGGACACCTTTTCTCCCAGAAAGGATGCATACAGTAcagagaaaaatgtctttttctcagGTTAGCACATCCTCTATGGGCTAATGGCTTCTTCCCGCCacagtttttattgttttccaaaatatatgtttgtttatCTCAGGAGAGGAGCTGGCCTCTGTCTGTGccctgcggggcgggggggggggggggggggggaggaaggggaggatcCGGGCATGCTCTCCCCCAGTGCCTGCTTTGGCTCCCAGAAGGAATGGAGCCCTGGGAGGAGGGTGGCCACGTGGTATACTCCAGACCCCCTTCCTCACACACCTTCGGTTTCCATaacaaaggaaagaggaacaCAATCCAGAAGACCCCACCCCGGATCTGGCTCCGCCCATCccgtcctgctctctctctaccttGACCTTGGGCGGCTGTAGGGGAGGGTCTGCAGGGGCAGAAACCCCTCGGCTCCGGGGCGCCTGGAAGACAGCGTCAGGCGTCAGAGCCGGGGGCCGAGTTTGGAGGCCAGGTTGGCCCTGACGGCAGCGGTGGGAGGAatcttgccccccgcccccgacccgtCGCCTGCCCCGGGACCCCGGATGGGGCTGGGGTGCAGATCGGCCGGGAGCCGCCCTTGGCTCAGCGTCACCCCCCTGCTTTCTCACACTCTGGACCAGCGCGGGACGAGGACGTGCTCCCGGCCTGGGGAGCGAGCGGGTGGGGGGCGCAGAGGCCGCGAGGGACCGGCGCGCCCTGCCCCAGGGTGCGGTGACCCAGGAGCCCGCGGTGCCCACTGCCACCTGCAGGCCCCGAGGAGAGGAGCCTTTCCTGCGGTTCACCCCCAaagtccccccccgccccccctgtGGCCGCGGAGCCCGGGGAGGCCGCCGGGGCCCCTCCGCAGACTGCCAGGCTGGCACAGGAGGCCCGGCCGGGCAGGTGCCCTTCTGCGCAGTCTGGGGGCCCCGGGGCGGACTGGGACTTAACGAATGGCCCAAGGACGGGCCCCGAGGCGGgtgggggtcagggtgggggtACTCACTGGCGTGGTGCGGAGTCCCACCCCAGGAGGGACCCTGAAGACTGCAGCAGTGTGGCCCTGCCCCCACGCGGGTCAGGACCCCGCAGGTGGGCCTGGAACCCGGTGCAGGGGCAGCAGGCACAGGCCTGCTCGGGCACAGCTTCTCTCCGGGGAACCAGTGGGGGGCCAGCAGTGACAGTGCGGCCaggacctggggggaggggacccagCAGTGACAGTGCAGCCAGGACCTGGGGGGAGTGGACCCAGGAGTGACAGTGCGGCCaggacctggggggaggggacccgGCAGTGGCAGTGCGGCCaggacctggggggaggggacccgGCAGTGACAGTGTGGCCaggacctggggggaggggacccagCAGTGACAGTGTGGCCaggacctggggggaggggacccagCAGTGGCAGTGCGGCCAGGACCTGGGGGGAGTGGACCCAGCAGTGACAGTGCGGCCAGGACctggggggtcggggggagagGAGACCAGGACAGAGAGCACCCGGGTCCTCTGGAGTTCAGGACAGGGTGACCTGGAGCAGGGTCCCTGAGTCTGGCTTCTCCCGGGTCCTCTCCGCGGCACCGAGAGTTGGACTCGGACCCCACAGGCCCCTCCAG
Proteins encoded in this region:
- the LOC131492160 gene encoding spermatogenesis-associated protein 31E1-like, with amino-acid sequence MENILFALRSISAGWLSSSLPSWTTQTIFCFLCGLSFFLLFIFGFQTDPTSSAPRRKRRSSRKQVAPRRRSTRGKKSELLKAYRNCLQELEGVRDLVSLLQSHLGRLSDQGGLHQLWGQEAPGAAGKAAPVGAYQPRGEPVRDAAPTGAPTVSPAPLASTLSPTPTTSSVSVRSNSSLSAPWPPESRLPLGGFSPQPLALSPSPPHLPSPEASPPPRPDSALALPQCNSMALPLDAVPRSPSPHTPWVASAIPAISGLGLSSCPISALSWWQAAAKAWRPSTSTRLESWQEPHSHQHPEASFWGGPGNREAEAGVLSFIGPDVQKLLEILITKRTELRFWKEKEKKEESDYRVSSLGSTFTSPRSGRDAVGYRSFRSMKGEPQQLLGPEQLPYPKISGDNLRLKCSQLFWGLPILHSESLVATVNVTGPPLESPSVVFNELSHALPSQIQAGVASRLSLEQPFSHPVAEPQALTPSLSQSQPPPPAQVEAQAHLAPSVPVGPPSLPPHMAGEASDPPVQNNMPSFIPNAIQNLECHFLKKQLERNRTLPSVVKRSQEVFSQVLPDFPQDSPASQAHGPVSVLPFPSGDLTSPELQNLLEPHLGKRSTKQQGGGPHKIQPSVELAQPQGEPPKVPQAQSGSLQAAQETRSRGPAWTTPGENLGKDAGPSVGRGQRDLHGSSISSSSKVSAVNSEGSHTDLMKTGGPGQNHPEQLLRAHLGRKLGQITEGQIPVSVHDSRLAASHVPDPPGKPSARRETGNPAFSKHPEPCVNTPHNFSILSPYTQQMLEAHIIRFRVRHRWGLPLKVLKPLNFFKLQKSSILPPPSTPCSATCLPKAGAEAKFLEKPPEPHQGEKVITEEPVLTLGSPLLDPQPAREEIQRALGESPPGDGPRPSGAPVAGREAGLRPQTPAYSFVGRIWHSKTGAGDPQNSSLEASPARATDEPRRGSGGRTSRDPCGRVSVLELSFESRSSSAQRAKELGEGEEAPAWGDTLEPGVLANNQSVKPDVRRSGSSGSTQGPSTPPGSVARTQEEVEAQLEGFELQGSVEPEEPQGPGRGVLLQDCATDDLLQDCHSDVFLVADVLASHRSPSGCQSESSTDTSTSWTSSHFVLHAQNSRGQPHPLSRWGLRSPRSKASAHADGTEAYRRLSPGGREKWLAGLKSFQASVMSHPAQDEDSAETPRSRFAQLLPKKEDAAPEGRLRKSVRHLLQWIFPSKGKGPEDPGHRGQPAAATAQRQGPVSGTSVEDSKCAGAQVLVTAVGRILEESLVPRQGLRASEVNWRQREPQALAGTRVCYHRVLSYQEQRRVMTETACHLQATPDGPGCPNENRWCRGREGRWAFVPRRLGSPDGPCHHGRMLAGASGRPHRPHCPRRCLLQNYVSSGHSVCASHAFLGRTPFLPERMHTVQRKMSFSQVSTSSMG